Within Dysosmobacter sp. Marseille-Q4140, the genomic segment GAACTGATCGTCAGCGGCTCGGATATCGTGGAAATGCTGCTTCGCCTGCGCCACAATTACAGCGGCGTGCCAGCCGCGATCCTGGGCACCCAGAACATGGTCATGGGCGTGGAGCAGCTTGGCGAGCAGCTCAGCGTCGATGTGACCCCGTACACACTAAAAGAAAACACATATCAGGAGGTCCGGCAGACTGTGGAGCGGGCGGTCCGGGATGGAAAACGGGTGATCATCGGCGGAAAGATCGGCTGTCAGCGGGCACGGGAGCTGGGGATTCCCTCCATGCAGATCCTCTCCGGTCGGGATACCTTCTGGAATGCCATCGCAGAGGCCAAGCAGGTTGCAAAGATCAGCCTTGCGGAGCGGGAGAAAGCTCTGAGCCTCCAGACCCTGCTGGATAACGCGTACGAAGGGCTGTTTGCCATTGACCGAAACGGCTGTGTCTCCTTTCTGAACGCCGCCGCCATCCGCATCCTTCAGCTCTCCACCAGGGAACACTATCTGGGCCGGAAAGCCGCCGAGGTGCTCTCCTCCCCTGCGCTGAACAGGATCCTCTCGCTCTCCGGCGAATATGACGAGATCATCCCCTATAAAAATACGCACCTTTCGGTAAAGAAGGTCGAATTGCTGATGCACGGCGCCGTCGTCGGCAGTGTGGTGACAGTCCTCAACGCCTCGCAGATCCAGACCACTGAGGACAAGCTCCGCATGACCCTGCACCACAAGGGACACAGTGCCAAATACAGTTTTGATCAAATGATCATCCGCGCCCCCAGAATGCTGGAGTGCGTGCAGGAGGCCAAGGCCTTCGCCAGAACGGATTCCAACATCGTGATCGTCGGAGAATCCGGAACCGGGAAGGAGCTGGTCAGCCAGAGCATCCATGCCGCCAGCCGCCGCTCTCAAAACAATTTTGTGGCCCTCAACTGTGCCGCCCTACCGGAAAATCTATTGGAAAGCGAGCTGTTCGGCTATGTGGAGGGCGCTTTCACCGGCGCCGCCAAGGGCGGAAAGGCAGGCCTGTTCGAGATTGCGCACAAGGGAACGATCTTCCTGGACGAAATCTCCGAGATTCCGCTGGGGCTCCAGGGGCGGCTCCTGCGAGTCCTGCAGGAGCGTGAGATCATGCGGCTGGGCGACAGCCGGATCATCCCCATCGACATCCGGGTCATCGCAGCCACCAACAAAAATCTGGAAGATCTGGTGCGTGCGGGAAAATTCCGGCAGGATCTGTACTACCGGCTCTATGTGCTCCAGCTGAATATTCCTCCTCTGCGGGAGCGAAAGGAGGATATCCCGCCTCTGGTGGACAGCTTTATCCGAAAATTCCGGCAGCGGGAGGGGTTCCACACAGAGATTCACCTGACCCCGGCGGATTACGCGCTTTTGCAGGCACAGCCCTGGTACGGAAACGTCCGGGAACTGCGAAATTTCTGCGAGCGGTTCGCCGTTCTCTTCCAACCCGGCACCTCTCCTTCCGAACTGCTTGTCCATCTGCTGGGCGGCAAAAAAATCAGTCAGGCTGAAAGCGGCGGACAAGCCCCCGCTCCGATCTGCGATCGGGAGCGCGTGCTTTCGGCACTGGAAGCCAGTCACGGCAACAAGACGCACGCCGCGGCCGAGCTCGGTATCAGCCGGGTGACCCTGTGGCGCCTGCTCAAGCAAATGGAGGATCCTGCTTCTCAGAAATCGCAGACCGGCAAATGATCCATGCTGCAAGCGCGGCGAAACCAAAGAGTTTCGCCGCGCTTGGCTGTCTCTCAGGCCGGTTTCCTTCGGAACAGCCGGTAGCGGGGCCAACTGCCGCCGCACAGCCGCCAGCGCAGATAGTCGTCCACCACGATCACCGGCAGGGCCAGGAAATACCACAGTACCGCGTAGAGCAGGCACACCTGCCCCAGCACATTCAGCGGCAGATCGCTGTAATCCCAGATGTTCAGCCCCAGCCACAGATTCAGCACGCACCCGCTGGCAAACTCCACGACCGTGATGACCGCGGCGCCGATCAGCGCCTGGAGCACCAGGGGTGTGTCCCAGTCCAGCACCTCGTTGATGCGCCCCACGCCGATGAAGCACAGTCCTCCCACCAGCACCATGGTCCAGTGGCTCCAGCCCCGCCAGAGCAGCTCCAGGCAGAAATACCCCATGCCGCCCATCAAAAACAGCAGGACTTCCCGTCCCGCATTGCGCAGCCGCTCCACGTCCATCCCTCCCGATATCATACAATATCCCTATTGTATGTCCCAGCAGGCGCGGATTATGCCCGGCGATAAATCCCGCCTCCGCCGGGCAAGCTATGGCGGGAGGAGGCATGCATATGGCACATCTGAGCACGTATTTTTCTCTGGAGGACCCCACCGGGGCCCACGATGTGAAGCGGATCAAACGGGAGCTGGACGGCCTGCCGGGGGTGACCTCCGTCAGCGTCAGCCCCGGCGGATGCCTGGCGGTGGATTACGATTCCACCGGTGTCCGGCAGTCCGAGATCCGGCAGAAGGTCCAGGAGCTGGGCTATCAGCTGCGGGCCACGGACTGAGGCGAAAAGGACCCGGGAGAACCAAGTGTTCTCCCGGGTCTTTGTTTTTCAGCTGATCTCCCGGCGGGGGCCCGGCAGCAGCTCCTCGCCGGCCTCCTCCATGGAAAGAGCACCGGCGGACAGCTCTGTCAGCCGGGCGGAAAACATCTCCGCCCCGCCCTCGGGAAAGGCGGCGGTCAATCGGATGTCCGCGGCGTACTCCGTGTTCCGGATGACGCCGCCGCGCTCGGCGATCTCCAGCTTCACCCGCTCCAGCAGCGGATAGGTGCAGGGCACGGTCCACAGCGTCCAAAGGCTCAGCCGGCAGATGCCGGCGGCGGCCAGGGCGTCGTGCGCCCCTTTGGAATAGGCCCGGGTCAATCCCCCGGCCCCCAGCAGGATCCCGCCGAAGTACCGGGTCACCACGCAGCACACGTCCGTGACGCCCAGGCGCTGGAACACGTTCAGCATGGGCTGGCCCGCTGTGCCCTGGGGTTCCCCGTCATCGGAGTAGCGGACGGTGTTCCCCTGCCGCAGCAGGTAGCACCAGCAGTTGTGCCGGGCGTCGTAGTGGCGCTTTTTCGTCTCCTCGATCCGGGCGCGGGCCTCGGCCTCGCTCTCCACATGAAAGACCCGTCCGATGAAGCGGGACCGCTTCTCCACAAACTCGCTCTCCGCGTTCTCAAAGGGCACCCAAATCTCGCTCACGGCCCGTCCTCCTCTTCTATGTCCGTCACTGGGGCGGCTCCGCGTAGGTCGCTACCCGGCCCAGGACCTTTGGCGTGCAGACCGCCGTCACGTCGATGGTGGCGCCGTACTCCACGGACTCCACCTTGGCCTCCCGGTAGAGCATATCCAGCAAGCCGCCCTTGTCGTAGGGCAGGTGCAGCACGCAGCGGCGGCTGCCGCTGTCCAGCCGGTCGGCAATCTTCTTCAGCAGCGTATCCACCCCAGCGCCGGTGCGGGCGGAGATGGACACGATGTCCTCGCCGTGGGGCATGATCTCCCCCGGCGGGAGCTGGTCACACTTGTTGAACACGTCGATCCGGGGCAGCTCCCCGGCGCCCAGCTCCAAAATCAGGTTCTCCACCACCTGGGACTGCTGCTGCCACTCGGGATTGGACACGTCAATGACGTGGAGCAGCAGGTCCGCGTATTCCAGCTCCTCCAGCGTGGCCTTGAAGGCCTCCACCAGCTGGTGGGGCAGCTTGCGGATGAAGCCCACGGTATCGGAAATCACCACGTCCAGCGTGTCTGAGACGGTCAGCAGGCGGCTGGTGGTGTCCAGAGTGTCGAACAGGCGGTTGTTGGCGGGGATGTCCGCCCCGGTCAGGTGGTTGAGAAGGGTGGACTTGCCCGCGTTGGTGTAGCCCACGATGGCCACCACCGGGATCTCGTTCTTCTGCCGCCGCTGGCGCTGGGTCCCCCGGACCCGGCGCACCTCCTCCAGGTCCGCCTTGAGCTTGTCGATCTTGCGGTGGATGTGGCGGCGGTCCGTCTCCAGCTGGGTCTCGCCGGGGCCCTTGGAGCCGATGGGCCCCTTGCCGCTGGTGCCCGCCTGGCGCTCCAGGTGGGTCCACATGCCGGTCAGGCGCGGCAGCAGATACTGATACTGAGCCAGCTCCACCTGGAGGCGGCCCTCCTTGGTCCGGGCCCGCTGGGCGAAAATGTCCAGGATCAGGGCGCACCGGTCCAGGACCTGGACCCCCAGCAGCTGGGTCAGCACCCGCATCTGGGAGGGGGACAGGTCGTTGTCGAAGATCACCATGGTGGCGCCGGTATTCTCGCAGTAGAGCTTGGCCTCCGCCACCTTGCCCTCGCCGATGAAGGTGCGGGGGTCCGGCGCGGGGCGGTTTTGCAGCATCATGCCCACGGTCTCCGCCCCGGCGGTCTCCACCAGGGCGCTGAGCTCCTCCAGTGTGGCTTCGTCGGCATTCTCCTCTTTTTTCAGCACCGGTGAGCTCAGGCCCACCAGCAGCACTTTGTCTCTGATCGTTTCCGTTTTTTCCATCGATTCCCTTTCCTTTGGGTAATTACCGGGCGTAGGCCTCCACCACCTGTCCGGTGTAGATGCGGTGCCAGCCGCCCTTGGCGCCATAGTAGGGCAGGATGGTCCCCTCCGCCGACGGCAGGACGCAGGCGGGGTCCATGTCCTGGACATAGAGCTTCCGGCACACCAGGACCCACTCCGCCTCGTCAAAGAAGGGGGCGTCTCCGGCACCGTAGCGGACCGTCAGACCGCAGGCGGCGATCTTGTCGGTATCCCGGCCGCTGTGGCTGCCGCAGAAAGCGGTGGTCTGCTTCAGTTCCTTCGGCAGGACAGAGACAGTGAAATAGTCGCTGCTCTCCATGAAGGAGAAGGTGTGCCGCTCCGGCCGTACGTACACGGTGCATACCGGAAGGCTCCACAGCTGGCCCATCTGGCACCAGCCGATGGTCATGGTATTGCAGCCGCTCTTATCCCCGGCGGTCAGCAGGGGCGGCTGGGCGCCGAATACCCGCAGCACCTCCGGCGTCAGGGTTTGCAGCTCCACGGGATGCAGATTCATAAAAAAACGCTCCTTTCCGGATCCTGGCAGATGGTCGCGATAATCATATGCATTGCATTAGTATATGCGCTTTGCCGGGAAAAGTAAAGTTTTCCACGGAGTAAAAAAAGGGTCTGCTGACAAACGCAGCAGACCCTTTTCGATGTGTCAGACTTACTTGTCCAGGCCGAACTTCTTGTTGAACTTGGCCACGCGTCCGCCGGTATCCACCAGCTTCTGCTTGCCCGTGAAGAAGGGGTGACACTTAGAGCAGACTTCCACCTTGATATCCTTCTTGGTAGAACCTGTCTCAATCACATTACCGCAGGCGCAAGTAATCGTAGTCTGCTGATAATTGGGATGGATTCCTTCCTTCATTGCTCTCGTTCACCTCTTTCTCTTCCAGACTACCCTTGGGAAGCTTTCACCTCACAAAAGCGAACTTTAGTTTACCACAGTCCCCTTTGAAATGCAAGCATTTTTCACAGAATTTTCAGATTTTTTTGTCTCCCGGTAGCATTCTTTTTGCTTTTTTGCGTTTCTTTCCTTGAAATGCAACGTTCCGTGCGGTATTATGATATAATATTGTATAATTTCCCAAAAAAGAAGGTGTGCGCTGTGATCCGTTGGTCCTTGCTGGCGGAATTCTTTTCGCTGTTCATTTTGGGCATCATCTTTGTCCGCTACTACTGCTACGAGCGGAAAGTGGCCTTCACCCGCAAGCGGAGGCTGTTTTTATTCTGCCTGCTCTCTTCCGGGGCTTCCATCCTGCTGAATATCCTGTGTGTGTTCACTCTGGCCCGGCCGGACGCGGTCCCTCTGTGGGTGAACATGGCCCTCAACACCCTGTATTTCCTGCTCAGCGCCGCCATGTGCTCCCTGTTCGCCTATTTCCTGCTGGTGCTGATCCTGGAGCACGTCTACGGTTCCCGGTGCCTGCGCTCCGCCCGGCGGGTCCTGATGGTCCTGACGGCCGCCTTTGCGGCCCTGTCGCTGGCCACCCCCTTCACCGGCCTGCTGTTCTACTTTGACGAAAACGGCTACTACCAGCGGGGCCCTCTGAACCAGATCGGCTACGGCTTTCTGTTTCTGGAGCTGCTGGTGCTGGCTATCTGCTTTTTCCGCAACCGCAGCAGCGTCTCCACCCACATGGTGTACGTCATGCGCAGCCTGCCGCCCTTCATTCTTGCGCTCTCGTTGTTCCAGCTGTGCTACCCGGAGATCCTGCTCAACGGCACACTCAGCGCCGCCGCTATCCTGATCCTCTTCATCGCCTTCCAGAGCCACACCAACGACCATGACAGTCTCACCGGCGTCCGCAGCCACAACAATTTCCTCACGGAACTATCCCTGCGGATCGCGGGCCGCCAGCCCATCCAGGTGATCATGGTGTCGCTGCTGTCCCTGTCGGACATCAATCTCCAGCACGGCCACGCCGTGGGCGACGCCGTGCTGTATGAGGCGGCCCAGTATCTGGAGCGCTTCTCTCCCCAGAGCCGGGCCTTCCGACCGGGGAACACCTCCTTCGCCCTGGTGCTGCCATGGACTTCCCAGCAGCAGGCCGACCGGGATCTGGAGGCCGTCCGCGCCCGTTTTCAGGAGCCCTGGGTCCTGGGGGATCTGGTCTGCCGCTCCGACTTCTGCATGACGGACCTTTGCTGTGCGGACCGGCCCAGCGGCTCCGCCGAGCAGATCCTGGAGCAGCTGGAGTACGCCCTGTCCCTGGCCAAGGCGGACCGGGGCGTGGTCCGGTTTGACGAGCGGGTGGCCCGCAGCCTGCGGCGCAAGCAGGAACTGATCGGGACCCTGCGCCGGTCCATCCAGGAGCGGCGGTTCCGGGTGTGGTATCAGCCCATTTACAGCTGCCGGGACAAGCGCTTTTGCTGCGCGGAGGCCCTGCTGCGGCTGATGGACCAGGAGGGCACCATCATTCCCCCGGACACCATCATCCCCCTGGCGGAGGAGACGGGCATGATCGGGGACCTGACCTGGCTGGTGCTGGAGGAGGTCTGCCGCCTGCTCAGCAGCGGAACGGTCCCGGAGCTGGAGTCGGTGTCGGTGAACCTCTCTATGCAGCAGCTGCTGGACGAGGACCTGTCCCACCGGCTGCTGTCCATCCTGGACGCCTACGGCCTGACACCGGACCGGGTGAAGCTGGAGATCACGGAGCGGTTCCTGCTCCACGACGCCCGCCACGCCCGGCGGCAGCTGGCAGCGCTGAAGTCCGCGGGGTTTGAGATCTACATGGACGATTTCGGTGTGGGCTATTCCAACCTCTCCAGCGTGCTGGACTATCCGCTGGACTGCATCAAGCTGGACCGGAGCCTGATCCGCCGGCTGCCCGGAGACCAGCGCTCCCGCCTGATGGCGGAGACGCTGCTGACGCTGTTCCACCGGCTGGACAAGACGCTGATCGTGGAGGGCGTGGAGACCGCTGAGCAGGCCGAATACCTGGCGGAACAGAACGCCGACATGATCCAGGGATTCTACTATGCCTGCCCCATGCCCCAGGAGGCCCTGGCAGAATTCTTCCGGGACCAGGATGCAGCGTCTGAGATGTGATGCCGCCTCCTTCAAAAATCGATCAAGCCGCCGGAGCGAAACGCTCCGGCGGCTTTTTTTCGGGAAGAGCCTCTCAGACCTCCACGGTCTCGCCGGGGGTCAGGAAGTACAGCACCCGGCGGGCCACCCTTTTTTCCAGCACCCGCTCCAGAGCGCCGCTGTACGCCTCCAGCTGGGGCCGGTAGTGGGCCGCCCGCTGGGCGACCTCCTCCGGCGTGCGGACATGGTCGGTCTTGAAATCCACCACCGTCAGCCCCTCCGCCGTCTCGAAGCAGCAGTCTACCACGCCCTGGAGCAGCATCCGGTCCCCGCCGGCAGCCGCGCCGTCATAGTCCCGCGCGTCCATCAGCAGCGTGAAGCGATACTCCCGCAGGAGGTTTCCACCCCGGCGGATCTCCTCCGCCAGGGGGCTCTCCAGGAAGCGGACCAGCTGCCCAGGATCCACGGAGGCGGCCTGCTGGTCGGTCAGCAGCCCCCGGCGGCGCAGGTCCTCGATCTGCCCCGCCGCGTCGGGGTTTTTGAAGTCCAGGTATTGCAGCGCCAGGTGGGTGGCGGTGCCCCGCTCCGCCGCCGTCAGGCCCCGGCGCTCCTGCCGGAACAACGGCTGGCGCAGAGGGCGCAGATAGGGCGTGTGGGCGGCGTTTTCCGCGATCTCCTGGTCCAGCTCCCGGCCCTTGAGCTGGGTTGCCGTGACCTTGGCGGGCAGCGCGGTCTCCCGCTGGAAGGGATAGACGAAGTCCAGCAGGGCCGGGTCGAAGGAGACCTCCTCCGCCGTCTCCCCCGCCGCCCTCTCCGGCGGGGCCGGGCGGGCGGCGTAATCGGCGGCGACGTGAACAAAGACCTGCCAGGGCCGGTCCTCCCCGACGTACAGTCTCTCCGGCTCCAGCTCCGCCAGGGCCCGCAGGGGCGCGGCCTCCGGGCGGCACAGCAGGGGCAGCAGGACCCAGTCCCCCATGCTGCGGCCCTCCGCCACCGCCTCCGGCAGCGCCGGACAGCCGGCCACGGCGCAGAGCTTTTTCAGCCGGGTCCCGGCGTGGTACACCGCGTCCACCAGGATCAGCTTCTCCTGGGGCCGGGTCATGGCCACGTACAGGATCCGCTGCTCCTCCGCCAGGTTCTCCCGCCGCAGCTTCTCCTGGAGGGCCAGGCGGGCCAGGGTGGGATACTGGATCCGCCGCTCCAGGTCCACCCGCCGGGGCCCCAGGCCCAGGGTCGGGTGCACCAGCACCGCCGTATCAAAGTCCTGCCGGGAGAAGGCGTGGTCCAGGTCCGCCAGGATCACCACCGGGAACTCCAGGCCCTTGGACTTGTGGATGCTCATGAGCCGCACACCGGAGACCGCGGAGGGCCCCTTGGTGGGCGGCGCCTGATCCTGGTCCAGCAGCCGCCGCAGCTCCGTCACGAAGGCGAACAGGCCCTTGCAGCCTCCCGCCTCGAACCGTTCCGCCTGACCGCTCAGGGCGATCAGGTTCTCCCGGCGCTGGGGTCCGTCGTCCATGGCGCCGAACACGCCCAGGACGTTGAGACGGTCGTAGATGGTCCAGATCAGCTGGTGGACGCTCAGGTCCCGGGCCGCCTGGCGCAGGTCCTCCAGCGCGGCCAGGAAAAATTGGCAGTCCTCCCCGCCGTCGGCGCGGACTGCGTCGTAGAAGTCCCCGGTCCGGTCTCTGCCCCGGATCTCGGCCAGCCGGTCGGGGGTGAAGCCGAACACCGGCGAGCGCAGCACGGAGATGAGGGGCACGTCCTGACGGGGATTGTCCACGATCTCCAGCAGCGCCAGCATGACAGAGATCTCCATGGTCTCAAAGAAGTCCCCGCTCTCCTGGAAGGCGCAGGGGATGTCCTGCTCCGCCAGGGCCTGGGCATAGGCCGCGCCCCGGCTGCCGGGGGAGCGCAGCAGGATCACCACGTCCTCCGGCCGGCAGGGACGGCGGGCACTGTCCTCTCCGGTGACCAGGAAGGGCTCGTCCAGCAGGCGGCGGATCCGCGCCGCCACGAAGCGGGCCTCGGCGGTGAGCTTGCGGACGGGCCGCTCCTCCGCCGCCCCCCGGGGCTGGGCGGAGATCAGGTGGAACTCCGTCTCACAGCCCTCCGCGGCCGGATAGTATTCCGCGCCGAAGTGGAGAGACTCGTCGTCGCCGTAGGCCATCTCCCCCATCTGGGGAGAGAGGATGTTGGAAAAGATGAAGTTGGCCCCGTCCAGCACCTCCTGCCGGGAGCGGAAGTTCTTCGTCAGCAGCAGCTTCCTTGGCTCGCCCTCGGCGGCCTCGCCCCGGGTCTTGTAGCGGCTGTACTTGTCCAGAAAGATGGTGGGGTCCGCCAGGCGGAAGCGGTAGATGCTCTGCTTCACGTCGCCCACGGTGAAGAGGTTCTTCCCCTCCCGGGACACGGCCCGGAAGATGGCGTTTTGCACCTCGTTGGTGTCCTGGTACTCGTCCACCAGGATCTCCGCGTACCGGTCCGCCACCTGGCGGCCCAGCTCCGTAGGGGTCCCGTCGGGGCCCACCAGGAGGCCCAGGACCAGGTGCTCCTGGTCGGAGAAGTCCGCGGCGTTCATCCTCAGCTTCTCCTGCCGGTAGCGCTCCGCAAAGCGCGCCGTCAGATCCAGCAGGGCCACCATGGCCGGAGCCACCGCCCGCAGGTCCTCCATGGCCTCCTCCCCGCTGACGCCCAGGGGCTCCCCCAGCTTCTTCCAGCCCGCCTTGCAGTTCTCCCAGATCTGCTTGAGGGCCGCCACGTCCGCATCGTCCTTGCGGCCCTTGGGGGTGGTCAGCCGGGGGAAGGTCACGGCGGCGTTGGCCGCCCGGACCGCCTCCCAGGTCTCCGCCCCGGCCAGGGCGTCGAAGCACCCGGCGGCCACGGAGAACTTCTCCCCGTAGCCCCGCTCCAACGCCTCGTCCCCCGCCGTCCGGTCCGCGCCGGACCGCAGCAGCGCCGCCCAGTGGGCCGCCCGGCGGCGCACCTGGGCCAGGAGCTCCGCGGCGTAAGGCGTTCCGTCGAACCCGGCGGGCAGGTCCGCCCAGGCCGCCCGGCTCTTCTCCAGCCATCCCTCCGGGGAGGCGTGGCTCTGGAGCTTGCCGTACAGCTCCAGCACCAGCTCCTCCAGGCGGCTGTCGTCCCGGCCGGCGCCCAGGGTGTCCGCCAGCGCTGCGCCGCCCTCATCCAGGTTTCCATAGAACTCCTCCAGCTCCCGGCCCAGGCACCGGCGGCGGAGCAGGTCCGCGTCGGCCTCGTCCAGGACCCGGAAGTCCGGCGTCAGGGCGTGGCGGTCCTCCTCCCGGGCCAGCAGGTGGGTATTCTCCCGCAGCAGCGCCGTGCAGAAGGCGTCCACGGTCTTGATGTCCGCCTGGTACACCCGCAGCAGCTGCCGCCGGAGGCGTCCGTCGCCGGGGTCCTCCCCCAGGCGCTTGTTCAATTCCGCGGCGATCTTGCTCCGCAGCTCCGCCGCGGCAGCCCGGGTGTAGGTGATGATGAGGAAGTCGTCCAGGTTCCGGCGCTCCTCCGTCACATACCGGAACAGCCGCTCCACCAGCACCTTGGTCTTGCCGGAGCCGGCGGCGGCGGACACCAGCAGTGCCCCGCCCCGGTCCTCCACCGCGGCGCACTGCTGGTCGGTCAGCTTCACCTTTGCCATGGGACCTCCTCCTCCTCTCCTCGTTGTGCCAGCATAGTCCCTCCGCCGTCACGGCGCCTCCGGTGCCGTCTCCTCTTCCACGGCCTGCCAGAACTCCTCCGGCTTCACCGGCAAAATCCACCGCAGGCGGTCCCGGTCCCGGCCGTCCTGGAAGTGGCAGGCCGGCGCCCAGTCGCAGAAGCGGCAGTAGCTGTCCTCCTCGCTGCGGCAGCAGGGGTCCGCATCGATGTTGCCCTCCCGGACCTCCCGTCCGATCTGCCCCACCAGCTTTTCCACATACTGTCCCAGCTTCCCCAGCTGAGCCGCGGAGGCCAGGCTGCCGCCCAGCGCCCCGTCCCGGCCCACCCGCACGGGGAGATACCGGGGCTGGGTCAATGCCTCGTGCTCCATGGCCTGGAGCACCTCCGGTTCCGCCAGGAGCAGTCCCGTGCGGCGCAGCTGCTTGTCCCGCTCGCTCTGGAGCTGCTCCGGCGTGATGTTCCGCTCCGCCGGAAGCAGCTCGTCCCGGGCCGGGAAGTACAGCACGCCGGCGGGCTCGATGTCCCGGCCGAACCGGGCTTTGCCCTCTTTTTCCAGGGCAAAGAGGTACAGCAGCATCTGGATGTCCAGGCCCATCTTCACGGCGGAGAGGTCGAAGGCCTTCCGGCCGGACTTGTAGTCCACCACCCGGAGATACAGCTTTCCGTCCTTTTCCCAGCCGTCCACCCGGTCTACCTTGCCGCCGATCCGCAGCTCCCCGTCGGGCTCGCTGATGGTCACCGCCGGCAGCTCTCCCTGGTCGCCGAAGCTCAGCTCGAAGGCCAGGGGTACGAAGTCCGAACAGCGCATCTCCCGGGCGATCTGGTCCACGATGGCAAAGGCGGTATTCCGCAGCCGGGCGAAGAGATAGCGGAACCGGGCGGTCCGGCCGTCAAGGCCCTGCAGCTCCTCCCGGGCGTAGCGGTCGATGTACTGCTGCGTCAGGGCGTGGAGGGTCTCCTCCTCCACAGCGGCAAAGCCGCCCATGGCCAGCACGTCCCGGGTGACGTTCTCCAGCAGGTAGTGGAGGAACGTGCCGATCTGGGGGGCGTCGAAGGCTGCCGTCCGGCGGGGCTTTGCCCGGAGACCGTACTCCATGAAGTAGGCGAAGTGGCAGCTGCGCAGCCGCTCCGCCCGGGAGGCGGTCATGCTGATACGACTGCCGTAGAGGGTCTGGACCGCCGCCCGGGAGAGCTTCCCCCGGCGGGCGGAGGCCGCCCGCTCCATGGCCGCCAGCCGGTCCGCACAATCCGGGTCCTCCGCAAAGTGCCGCCACAGGGGGCCGCCGGGGTCGGTCCCGGCGGCCTCCAGTGCAGGCTGAATCGCTGTAAATCGATAATCCTTTTCAGTCGTTTCCCGCTCCACCGCCAGTTCCGGGAACAGCACCCGCAGCCGCTCCACCACGAAGGCCGGGCGCAGCTCCGCCCCGGTCACGTCGCTGACCGGGTAGCTGACCGTCAGGCCCCGGGTGGGCTGGGCCAGGGCGGCGTAGAGGTTTTGCAGCTGAATGCCCATCTGGTCCATGCCGCTGGGGGCCAGCCGGATGCCCCGCAGGGCCAGGGCCTCCCGGTCGTCCTCGTTGAGGATGCCGCCGCTCTGGCCCGTCGCGGGCAGTACATGGTCGTTGGCCCCCAGGAGAAACAGGTACTTGGCGGTGTGGCGGTCATTGCGGTCGATGCCGCTGACGCTGACCTGATCCAGCGACACCGGGATGGTGCCCACGCTGTACTGGGAGGCCACCTGCCGCAGAAGACGGCTGAACTCTTCCAGCTCCATGGGCTCGTCCCCCAAGATCTCCACGAACTGGTCCAGGATGCCGCAGAGGATCTCCCACAGCTGGGCGGTCTCCTCCGCCTCCTGCATCCGGCCCGCGTCAGCCTGGGCGCGCATCTGTGCCTCCAGGGCCGATTGCAGCCCCAGCTCCTCCAAAAAGCTGTAAAGGGAATTGACTTTCTCCCCCGCCGTCTCTCCGGCTTTCAGACCGTTCCAAAGCCGCTCCAGGGGCTCCCGCACCCGGCGGCGCAGGTCGTTGACCGCATCCAGCCGGGCCTGGCGCCGCTCGTCCCAGGGGGCGCCGTAGCCGTCGGGGTTGTCGGTCCAGTCCACGTCCCGCAGCCACATCCGTCCGTGGATCTCCCACTTGAGGACGTAGTTTTCCAGCAGGTCGCACTCCTCGGCCGTCAATCCCGCCAGGCCCGTTTTCAGCCAGCGGAACATATCCTCGTACTCAAAGCCGTTCTCCAGAGACGAGAGGACACCGGTCACCAGGCTCCACACGGGCTTTTCCAGCATGTCGCTGCGGCGGCTGAGGTACACGGGGATGCCGTACCGGGGGAACACCGCCTGGATGATGCCCTCGTAATCCCCCATGGAGGCGGCGGCCACGGTGATGTCCCGGTAGCGGCACTTCCCCGCCGCCGTGAGGCGCCGGATGTCCGCCGCTGTCTGCTCCACCTCAGAGAAGGCGGTGTCCGCCTCCCGGATGCGGACGGCGCCGCCCAGGTCTCCCCCGTAAGGGGCCAAGGTCCCGAAAAAATACCGCTCCAGGTGGCCCAGGGGCGTGTCGTCCCCGCCGGTGAGCGTGACCGCCTCCCAGGGCCGCCCGGCCCGCTGGGCCAGGCGCACCAGCTGCTCTTTGGTGCGCAGGGAGGCCTCGAACATCTCCTCGCGGCTGTCCGGCTCCCCCAGCAGGGTCACAGTG encodes:
- a CDS encoding PD-(D/E)XK nuclease family protein, whose translation is MLTILIGRAKTGKSDWVLERIRAQGDRGRQILLVPEHASHQAEVDLCRFCGDTASRHAEVLSFRRLSERVLSVTGGAAQVTLDAGGKLLTLQKALGEVAPELRVYRRPSRKAAFLQQLLDLFDELRSYEVDPAALDAQAREMESGATRDKLLDLSLLYAAYEARLLRPGLDARDRMSKLCDHLAESAYAVGKDVYLDGFTYFTAQERRVLEILLRQARSVTVTLLGEPDSREEMFEASLRTKEQLVRLAQRAGRPWEAVTLTGGDDTPLGHLERYFFGTLAPYGGDLGGAVRIREADTAFSEVEQTAADIRRLTAAGKCRYRDITVAAASMGDYEGIIQAVFPRYGIPVYLSRRSDMLEKPVWSLVTGVLSSLENGFEYEDMFRWLKTGLAGLTAEECDLLENYVLKWEIHGRMWLRDVDWTDNPDGYGAPWDERRQARLDAVNDLRRRVREPLERLWNGLKAGETAGEKVNSLYSFLEELGLQSALEAQMRAQADAGRMQEAEETAQLWEILCGILDQFVEILGDEPMELEEFSRLLRQVASQYSVGTIPVSLDQVSVSGIDRNDRHTAKYLFLLGANDHVLPATGQSGGILNEDDREALALRGIRLAPSGMDQMGIQLQNLYAALAQPTRGLTVSYPVSDVTGAELRPAFVVERLRVLFPELAVERETTEKDYRFTAIQPALEAAGTDPGGPLWRHFAEDPDCADRLAAMERAASARRGKLSRAAVQTLYGSRISMTASRAERLRSCHFAYFMEYGLRAKPRRTAAFDAPQIGTFLHYLLENVTRDVLAMGGFAAVEEETLHALTQQYIDRYAREELQGLDGRTARFRYLFARLRNTAFAIVDQIAREMRCSDFVPLAFELSFGDQGELPAVTISEPDGELRIGGKVDRVDGWEKDGKLYLRVVDYKSGRKAFDLSAVKMGLDIQMLLYLFALEKEGKARFGRDIEPAGVLYFPARDELLPAERNITPEQLQSERDKQLRRTGLLLAEPEVLQAMEHEALTQPRYLPVRVGRDGALGGSLASAAQLGKLGQYVEKLVGQIGREVREGNIDADPCCRSEEDSYCRFCDWAPACHFQDGRDRDRLRWILPVKPEEFWQAVEEETAPEAP